In the Pseudoalteromonas tunicata genome, one interval contains:
- a CDS encoding non-ribosomal peptide synthetase, with protein sequence MENIKQLLVELERAGIRLYLDSGTLKSKAKSGAITAEIAAKIKKNKAAIVDTLAQLTQVHTVSQVIPRADQTSYPISFAQQRLFTLDKLKGGSAEYHMPMAFKMSGDIEFSILERVFCEIITRHQVLRSVFHLSEAQLVQHLLDAQDFTIKYDQLDTCDEQQQTLQIANFIAQESEQIFDLEQDFMIKVSYLTLPQGTTKQGVLFINLHHIATDGWSMEILLREFFALYQAYSNDKSNPLGELPIQYSDFAKWQRDWLKDEVLESQLTYWQQQLNDLPAVHSLPLDYPRAEIKAYDGALVSRQLSSDMCAKLLVLAQKLSLTPFMLVHGALALVLSRNSNQHDIVIGTPVANRRQLELESLIGFFVNTLLLRLNTENQPLSHFFAQLRQVHLDAQSHQDLPFEKLVEVLKVPRSTAYSPLFQIMLTTNSEYGTRNLATELAGVTISPLYNEKILTKFDLDINATLSMQGGIIEWTYDLALFSQTHIELLADHLQTVLSFLADWDENQHCTTTSIPMLTDKECTQLNTYNAHQLHYEKSLCIHELFETQASAHPERIALECAGQVLTYEALNTKANQLAHYLRSEHNIGPESSVGLCVERSLDMIIAMLAILKAGGAYVPLDPNYPATRLAYLINDARLSVVLSQQDVVEKVPLSQATLVLLNGLLDESNSPFSLYPNSNLNRAETGINETNLAYLIYTSGSTGNPKGVMIEHRNTVAMLHWAKQAFNDHELEKVLASTSLNFDLSVFEIFLPICFGFQCVIVKNALALTEHSLDVSMINTVPSAMKALLEVGALPESLKVVNLAGEPLTAQQVNQIFAILPDVAVCNLYGPSEDTTYSTYARFTSHLNRVPDIGKVIANSQAYILGNAQQLLPIGTVGELYLGGSGVARGYLNLPELTAERFINNPYFEPNGVNSSPRLYRTGDLVRYRNDGSIEFIGRIDDQVKVRGFRIELGEIEHALNQLSEIATSLVIARKLPDGAQQLVAYIQPCLTCETVTNSDQNTLLSAIKDALSATIPSYMMPSQYVFLTQWPLTPNGKIDKNALPAPNGILVGQEYVAPNSDIEFLLTEIWGELLGLQAEQISTTANFFELGGHSLLIMQLLAKLQHHKLVCSAQQLFQAGSLAAMAQHISIAPHALDTFEVPDNLIPKECNYITPAMLPLVELSQEEIEQIANTVSGNMENIQDIYPLAPLQEGVLFVHTMNSKHDPYVTTASFEFDSDMALTEFVQQLEWLIERHDVLRTAILWRGRAQALQVVQRRAYLPVTRLDLSGSDLKSAFETYVAQGAHGFELETAPLIELVVTPTDEQGRIFALLKFHHLITDHVSLDILMSELSAPDLTQLPPPLPYREFIARSLHNTANLNVAEFFSEKLGDIDTPTLPFDLAHVASDGNDVVEYGDEVALTQSEDIRRLAKRHQCSPAALFHLAWAQVLSACCGRDDVVFGTVMSGRMNGMPGIERMMGMLINTLPLRLPLKNLQVTDALRLVNQELQALLPYEQVSLAQAQSYSGIGGNTPLFSAILNYRHQAQAPAQSSSMPEQASARLLSTRERTNYPFELSVNDQGEGHCFTLDFQIERRIEAKRIAVYMQTALNSLVTALLNDSNSPVTELTVLPHAERTQQLIDWQAASAIYPKKACIHEVFEQRVADTPDAIALSCNEQVLSYRQLNERANQVAHYLQDRHQIGANSRVGLCIGRSVEMIIGTLAILKAGAAYVPLDPQAPQSRLAYMLEDTAVSVILTAESQATALHFSDVPQICLDQHDALISQQSSNNLSRATGLSSESLAYVIYTSGSTGHPKGVMTPHRAVNRLVCSPNFMTLDKETVFLQCATIAFDAATLEIWGPLLNGGRCVLFPDELITLERLNAVLAAQQVTAMWLTSGLFTQWSTACQPGLALEYVLAGGDVLNPQAVKAVQQALPDVSVINGYGPTENTTFTCCYPIPRGQDLSAGVPIGQGVQGDVVLILSAQGSLVPAGVIGELCVGGDGLALGYLNQQAQTQQQFVANPYSRILGRAERLYKTGDLVRYTTDGLIEYVGRVDDQIKIRGFRVELGEIQRKLDGCENVASSLIIVKANESNDKKLVAYVELKQPLEPSQERGKALSLAEQLLTELPTYMIPAVFVFVQQWPLTTNGKVNRKALPEPDFSLMQACYVAPLNEFESRLVVIWSELLQIDSSVIGTTTNFFELGGHSLLVMKLLQRINNEFDIELQISDLYRCENIQQIAGFIESILAIHTQDVELEKREQENIEFEDFEL encoded by the coding sequence ATGGAAAATATCAAACAACTACTGGTTGAGCTTGAACGAGCGGGGATCAGGCTATACCTCGATAGCGGGACGTTAAAATCTAAGGCGAAAAGTGGCGCTATTACAGCCGAGATTGCTGCGAAAATCAAAAAAAATAAAGCAGCCATCGTAGATACACTCGCGCAGCTCACTCAGGTACATACTGTCAGTCAAGTAATACCAAGAGCCGATCAAACAAGTTATCCAATTTCTTTTGCCCAGCAACGATTGTTTACTTTAGATAAACTTAAAGGTGGGTCGGCTGAGTACCATATGCCAATGGCATTTAAGATGTCTGGTGATATTGAGTTTTCCATCTTGGAACGAGTCTTTTGCGAGATCATTACCCGGCACCAAGTTCTGCGATCCGTATTTCATTTGAGCGAAGCGCAATTAGTACAGCATTTACTTGATGCGCAGGATTTTACCATTAAGTATGATCAGCTTGATACATGTGACGAACAACAGCAGACGCTACAAATAGCCAACTTTATTGCGCAAGAATCAGAGCAGATATTTGACTTGGAACAGGACTTTATGATCAAGGTGAGTTATCTCACTTTGCCTCAGGGAACAACAAAACAAGGGGTCTTGTTTATCAATTTGCACCACATTGCGACAGATGGCTGGTCAATGGAGATACTGTTACGGGAGTTTTTTGCTTTATATCAAGCTTATAGTAATGATAAGAGTAATCCGCTAGGTGAATTACCAATTCAATACAGTGATTTTGCAAAGTGGCAAAGAGATTGGCTAAAGGATGAGGTACTTGAGTCGCAACTTACCTATTGGCAACAGCAGTTGAATGATTTACCCGCAGTACATAGTCTGCCACTGGATTATCCAAGAGCTGAAATTAAAGCATACGATGGAGCATTAGTTAGTCGTCAATTATCGTCGGATATGTGCGCTAAATTACTAGTGCTTGCTCAAAAGTTATCTTTGACTCCGTTTATGTTGGTACATGGTGCTTTGGCATTAGTTCTCTCACGCAACAGTAATCAGCATGATATCGTCATTGGTACGCCTGTTGCGAATCGAAGACAATTGGAACTTGAGTCGCTTATTGGTTTCTTTGTTAATACGTTATTGTTGAGACTTAATACTGAAAACCAGCCGTTAAGCCATTTTTTTGCACAGCTTAGACAGGTTCATTTGGATGCACAATCACATCAGGATTTACCATTTGAAAAGCTTGTAGAGGTGTTAAAAGTGCCTCGCAGTACGGCTTATAGTCCGCTATTCCAAATTATGCTAACCACTAATTCTGAATATGGCACTCGCAATTTAGCTACCGAACTTGCTGGAGTAACAATTTCACCACTTTATAATGAAAAAATACTTACGAAGTTCGACCTGGATATTAATGCGACTCTCAGTATGCAGGGTGGGATAATTGAATGGACGTATGACTTGGCGTTATTTTCTCAAACGCATATCGAATTATTGGCTGACCATTTACAGACTGTATTGAGTTTTTTAGCTGATTGGGATGAAAATCAACACTGTACTACAACTTCTATTCCAATGCTTACGGATAAAGAATGTACTCAACTTAATACTTATAATGCACATCAATTGCACTATGAAAAATCTTTATGTATTCATGAGTTATTTGAAACTCAAGCCAGCGCGCACCCCGAACGCATTGCACTAGAGTGTGCAGGACAAGTTTTAACGTATGAAGCGCTAAATACTAAGGCGAACCAGCTTGCCCATTATTTGCGATCTGAGCACAATATTGGGCCCGAGAGTTCAGTTGGTTTATGTGTCGAGCGCTCACTTGATATGATTATCGCTATGCTGGCAATTTTGAAAGCTGGTGGCGCTTATGTACCTCTAGACCCCAATTACCCAGCGACACGTTTAGCCTACTTAATAAATGATGCTCGTTTGTCTGTGGTTTTAAGCCAGCAAGATGTGGTAGAAAAAGTTCCGTTATCTCAAGCTACACTAGTATTACTTAATGGCTTACTTGATGAATCAAACAGTCCCTTTTCACTTTATCCAAACAGTAATTTGAACCGAGCCGAAACAGGTATCAATGAAACAAATTTGGCCTATCTTATTTATACATCAGGTTCAACAGGTAACCCAAAAGGTGTCATGATTGAGCACCGTAATACAGTTGCAATGCTGCATTGGGCGAAACAAGCCTTTAATGACCATGAGTTGGAAAAAGTATTAGCTTCAACGTCGTTGAACTTTGATCTTTCAGTCTTTGAGATTTTCTTGCCAATCTGTTTTGGTTTTCAGTGCGTGATAGTGAAAAATGCATTGGCTTTGACTGAGCATTCATTGGATGTCAGTATGATTAATACAGTTCCTTCAGCTATGAAAGCACTGCTTGAGGTGGGAGCACTGCCCGAGAGTCTTAAAGTGGTTAATTTGGCTGGTGAACCATTAACGGCGCAACAAGTTAATCAAATTTTCGCTATTCTCCCTGATGTTGCGGTTTGCAACCTCTACGGTCCCTCAGAAGACACAACATATTCAACCTATGCTCGATTCACTTCACATCTAAATCGGGTACCAGATATTGGTAAAGTGATAGCGAATAGTCAGGCATATATTCTTGGTAATGCACAACAATTACTGCCAATCGGCACGGTAGGTGAATTGTATCTGGGAGGTTCGGGTGTGGCTCGTGGTTATTTGAATCTCCCAGAATTGACTGCTGAACGTTTTATTAATAATCCTTATTTTGAACCCAACGGCGTAAACTCAAGTCCTCGATTATATCGAACGGGTGATTTGGTACGTTATCGTAATGACGGTAGTATCGAATTTATTGGTCGTATTGATGATCAAGTTAAAGTTCGGGGTTTTAGAATTGAATTAGGAGAAATAGAACACGCTCTTAATCAATTGTCGGAAATTGCAACTTCGTTAGTCATTGCGCGTAAACTTCCTGATGGTGCACAACAACTCGTAGCATATATCCAACCTTGTCTCACGTGTGAGACAGTAACAAATTCAGACCAAAATACCTTGTTGTCAGCAATAAAGGATGCACTTAGTGCGACGATCCCAAGTTATATGATGCCTAGTCAGTATGTTTTTTTAACCCAATGGCCATTGACACCAAACGGTAAGATAGATAAAAACGCTTTGCCAGCCCCAAATGGAATATTGGTTGGACAAGAGTATGTTGCACCTAACAGTGATATTGAGTTTTTGCTTACTGAAATATGGGGAGAGTTGTTAGGCCTTCAGGCTGAGCAGATAAGTACCACAGCTAACTTTTTTGAACTAGGTGGTCATTCTTTACTTATCATGCAATTACTCGCAAAACTTCAGCACCATAAGTTAGTTTGTTCCGCTCAGCAATTGTTTCAGGCTGGGAGCTTAGCGGCGATGGCGCAACACATTTCAATAGCCCCTCATGCACTCGATACTTTTGAAGTACCTGACAATCTGATCCCAAAAGAATGTAATTATATTACACCGGCTATGCTTCCTTTAGTTGAGTTATCGCAAGAGGAAATAGAACAAATAGCTAATACTGTTAGCGGTAACATGGAAAATATTCAAGATATTTACCCGTTAGCACCACTTCAGGAGGGAGTACTGTTTGTTCATACTATGAATTCAAAACATGATCCTTATGTGACCACAGCAAGCTTTGAATTTGATAGTGATATGGCCTTGACTGAGTTTGTTCAACAACTTGAATGGTTAATCGAACGTCATGATGTTCTGAGAACCGCGATTTTATGGCGTGGTCGTGCACAAGCGCTGCAGGTCGTGCAGCGTCGAGCATACTTGCCAGTGACAAGGTTAGATTTATCGGGCTCTGATTTAAAATCGGCATTTGAAACCTATGTTGCACAAGGGGCGCACGGTTTTGAGCTTGAAACAGCCCCGTTAATTGAGCTCGTTGTGACACCCACGGATGAGCAGGGGCGGATTTTTGCCTTGTTAAAATTCCACCATCTGATTACTGACCACGTTTCGTTGGATATTTTGATGTCTGAACTCAGTGCACCGGATTTGACGCAGTTGCCTCCTCCTTTACCTTATCGTGAATTCATCGCCCGCTCATTGCATAACACCGCCAACTTGAATGTAGCCGAGTTCTTTAGTGAAAAACTCGGTGACATTGATACACCTACCTTACCATTTGATTTAGCACACGTAGCATCAGATGGTAATGATGTTGTTGAGTATGGTGATGAAGTGGCACTCACTCAATCTGAGGATATTCGCCGCCTAGCAAAACGCCATCAATGTAGCCCCGCAGCGTTGTTTCACCTTGCTTGGGCGCAGGTATTAAGTGCCTGCTGTGGCCGTGATGATGTGGTTTTTGGTACTGTGATGTCGGGTCGTATGAATGGCATGCCAGGTATTGAGCGCATGATGGGGATGTTGATTAATACCTTACCGCTGCGTTTACCGTTAAAAAACCTTCAGGTGACAGACGCGTTACGGCTGGTGAATCAGGAACTGCAAGCATTGCTGCCTTATGAGCAAGTCTCGTTGGCTCAAGCGCAAAGTTACAGTGGAATTGGCGGCAATACACCGCTGTTTAGTGCCATCTTAAACTACCGTCATCAGGCGCAAGCGCCAGCGCAATCAAGCTCAATGCCCGAGCAAGCAAGTGCGAGGCTGCTGAGCACACGAGAGCGGACGAATTATCCCTTTGAGCTTTCAGTGAATGACCAAGGAGAAGGGCATTGTTTTACACTGGACTTTCAGATTGAACGCCGTATTGAGGCAAAGCGCATCGCGGTTTATATGCAGACAGCGCTCAATAGCTTAGTCACGGCACTGTTAAATGACTCTAATAGTCCAGTGACCGAATTAACGGTGTTGCCACATGCAGAACGAACACAACAATTGATTGATTGGCAAGCGGCGTCTGCGATCTATCCGAAAAAGGCTTGTATTCATGAGGTCTTTGAACAACGGGTCGCTGACACCCCCGATGCCATAGCGCTCAGTTGTAATGAGCAAGTCTTGAGCTACCGGCAATTAAACGAGCGAGCGAATCAAGTCGCACATTACCTTCAAGATAGGCATCAAATTGGCGCCAATAGCCGTGTGGGTTTATGTATTGGGCGCTCAGTTGAGATGATTATTGGTACGTTAGCGATTTTAAAAGCAGGGGCCGCTTATGTGCCGCTCGACCCACAGGCGCCCCAATCACGTTTAGCCTACATGCTTGAAGACACCGCAGTGAGTGTGATACTGACAGCGGAATCACAGGCAACAGCACTGCACTTTAGTGATGTGCCGCAAATTTGTTTAGACCAACATGATGCGCTCATATCGCAGCAAAGCAGCAATAACCTCAGCCGAGCAACTGGGCTCAGTAGCGAGTCACTTGCCTATGTGATTTATACCTCGGGTTCTACAGGGCATCCTAAAGGCGTCATGACCCCTCATCGGGCGGTTAATCGTTTAGTCTGCTCACCGAATTTCATGACGTTAGACAAAGAGACGGTTTTTTTACAATGTGCCACCATTGCCTTTGATGCTGCCACATTAGAAATCTGGGGGCCATTGTTAAATGGCGGGCGCTGTGTCTTGTTCCCAGACGAATTAATCACGCTAGAGCGCCTGAACGCGGTACTGGCAGCGCAGCAGGTGACGGCGATGTGGTTAACATCGGGCTTATTTACGCAGTGGAGTACAGCCTGTCAACCGGGGCTTGCATTGGAGTATGTGCTTGCTGGAGGCGATGTACTCAATCCGCAAGCAGTTAAAGCCGTACAACAGGCGTTGCCAGATGTGAGCGTTATCAACGGGTATGGGCCGACAGAAAATACCACCTTTACGTGTTGTTACCCGATACCACGTGGCCAGGATTTATCCGCAGGTGTTCCGATAGGGCAAGGCGTACAAGGGGATGTGGTGCTAATTTTATCAGCACAAGGCAGCTTAGTACCCGCAGGCGTGATAGGCGAATTATGTGTCGGCGGTGATGGTCTGGCACTAGGTTACCTCAATCAACAGGCGCAGACGCAGCAGCAATTTGTCGCAAATCCGTATAGTCGTATTTTGGGTCGGGCAGAGCGATTGTACAAAACGGGTGATTTAGTCCGTTATACGACAGATGGTTTAATCGAATATGTGGGGCGAGTAGACGACCAAATTAAAATCCGCGGATTTCGGGTTGAATTAGGTGAAATCCAACGCAAATTAGATGGTTGTGAAAACGTTGCTAGCTCTTTGATAATCGTGAAAGCAAATGAAAGCAATGACAAAAAATTAGTCGCTTATGTTGAGTTAAAACAGCCATTAGAGCCGAGTCAAGAACGAGGTAAAGCGCTGAGTTTAGCCGAACAGCTGTTAACTGAGTTACCAACTTACATGATCCCTGCTGTTTTTGTTTTTGTTCAACAGTGGCCATTAACCACCAATGGTAAAGTTAATAGAAAAGCACTACCAGAACCGGATTTCAGTTTGATGCAGGCTTGTTATGTGGCACCACTGAATGAGTTCGAAAGTCGGTTAGTTGTAATTTGGAGTGAGTTATTACAAATAGACTCATCTGTCATTGGGACAACCACTAATTTCTTTGAACTCGGCGGCCATTCACTTTTGGTTATGAAACTATTACAGCGAATTAATAATGAATTTGATATTGAGTTACAAATATCCGATCTCTACCGTTGTGAGAATATTCAACAAATAGCCGGATTTATTGAATCTATTTTGGCAATTCACACTCAGGATGTAGAACTTGAAAAACGTGAGCAAGAAAACATTGAATTTGAGGACTTTGAGCTATGA